The genomic interval TGATGTGTGCTATAGACGACGCGGAGGCAGCGCCTCCCTTTATCACTGGAGCAGGAACCTCTGCCTTTTTTACCAGTACATGCGTGTTTTCTTTCTCGCATCTGCGGCAGCCGTATATTCCCTGGGCATGGACCACGACCTTTACGCTGGCTGGGATGATATCTATCTCGCGTCTTTCATCGTATCCTATAAGATGCATTTTACTGCCGCATTCCGGACATGACTGCTCTTCTTCCGAAAGGGTGTATTCCACTCTCTCCGTGGGGAGACCATCAAAATCATCCTCCGGCTTTACGGCTCCTTCTTGTATATGTTATCTCACAAACTATGGGCTCCGGCTTTTTGACGTCTGACTCATTTTCCACCTCGTCAAAAAGAAGAAGCTGACAGGAATCCGCTTCGCTTTTCTCGCTCGAACTGGCATAATGCCTGTGACGGCTCAGCCTTATGCACTCTTCATAATAAGCGACCTTCTTCTCCAGCTTCTGTCGTTCAAGCTCAAGACCGGAATTCTTTTTCCTCAAGCTCCGCATATTTATTCTTTAACTCTTCCAGTTCCCGTATAAGCTCTTCCATAAGATTATGATACAGGAAAATACGCCTTAGTTACATCAATACCAACGTCTTGCTATTTTCGACTATTACCTTACGCCGTCACCTCGGGAAAAACCTCGTCCATACTGAGTCTGCGGCGTAGCTTCATGCCTGAAAACAGACAAGAAAATTCATCCTTTAGTGATGACCATCCTCTTCACACTCCCCTCCGCGGGCCATGGAAAAGTACCGCGTTCAAGCCTCTTCTGATACAGTCAGAAACCATCGTCGTCCCACTCGATGATCTTCACCCTGTTACGGCTCTTATTACAGAAGATAAACATAGACACACCACTGAAATCACAGACAAGCCTGTGATTTACGATGGCAGCCAGACCATCGACCCCCTTACGCATATCCGTAGCTCCGTAGACAATATATATCTCTTTATTAATGCTCTCGATCATAAAACTGCTCCCTTCTGTGCTGCTTGATGAAAGGAGTTTACGAGCTTTTTGACTTAATTTACTGGTGCGGTATTTTTGATGCTTACCTAGGAAAGGGCTAAACTATGAGCGAAAAAAAAGATAAACCGACAGTACCCTCAAGCTATGAAGAGGTCATAAAAAGTGGCGTCTACCTGTTGTCAAAGCCTTATCAATTTGAGAAAGGGGCGGAGGTTTTCTCGATTCCGCTGCCATTCTCGGCCGCTACCGGCGGGGATGTCGTACGTGCTTAGGACCTTTTTGAAGGAATGGGTAACTCAATAACCGGTCCTTGTGAACTCAATAAAAAATTTCAGTCATTTTTTGCAGCGACGCTTGCGGGAGTCAAGCCTGACTTTATTGCGGGGTTGCCAATGGCAGATTTCTCACGCATCACGCTTTACTGCCAGCGTTTTTTATTAGGGCAGGACTAAGGCAAGAGATAGACCCTGCCAAAACAATCCGGTCGATCGCGGTCTACCTGGCGCGTTTGACCTATACTTCCATACAATATTTTTATTCGCTGACACTGCGCGAACTGGGTAAAATATTTGAAGAGGTAGACCAGCAAAGTAACAGACCGTCGTAAGGCGGTCTGTTACTTTATGGGGATAGTTTTTGGAGTAATTGCTCTATTAAAAAACTGCGAAGAAATAAATAAAAAAAATATCAGCGCAAATAGATATTTTACTATTGTGCCTAAATTGTAGGCTATAAACCGGGCCAAATGGAAGAAACAACTAAGAATCAGATAGGCTGCAAACAAAATCCAAAGAAAATATTTCTTAAGTCCTGTAGATTCGGCAAGACAAGTCCTAAATGCCATCTCTGCCATCCCCCTTATCTGAATATTCTATCACGTTATATGAAAGAAGGTGAAGTATATTGGCTCAAAGCTTATATCAGCTCGCTGTTGAGCTGCAGGGAAAATGCGACAGTACATTCGGAACGTCAATAAATGAAGCTACGAAGCATCTTAACGAAATGAACAATGAAATCAGCCTTGTCTGCAAGGGACAGGAAAATATATCACTGCTTGCCGCCTCCTACGTAAAGCTGAGTGCGGCTTCTGCAAAATACGGCGAATCAATTCATAAACTTACAAGAAAGCAGGCCGATATAATCGGCTATCAAAAGCAGGAGGCAGCCAGCCTCAAGTCAGTTGATTCCCTGAAAAATCTTTGCCGTACAATCCAATGGCTTGAAAGCGTCTATGGGCCGCTAAGTAAAGAGCAGGAGAAAACGCTTGCGTCGGCGAGGAAAGAGCTAGATTGGTGGTGCCTGCCTGGGTTGAATTTTAATTTTGAGCACTATCTCTAAAAATTTTCCTGCAGCTAGATAGGAGTGTTGTTAATTCTCCATTATTGCAATCCTCAATATTAAGAGGCGGTTGGTACTTACCGATGTATTTTTCCTCAATCAGCTTGGGAGTATTAGTTTCATATATTTTAAAATAGGAGTATTTCTTTAGCCAATTTGTAATAATAATATTCGACTGTTCATCTACTTCATAAGATATTTTATTATTATAAATTATTTTAAAAGATTTAAATCCCATTATAGAAGCAATTGTTCGTCTCAATGTAGATTTTGGCGTTATAGAAAAATGTTCTTCTATCCTTGACTTTATAGTTCTTGCTGTTTTTCCAATATATAGCAGAGGACCTATGTGATGTATTGAATCGTAATGCATAATTTTTAACTGTATTAACTTCATTACTTTAGGATTTTTTATCCCGAAGAAGTACAAGCCTCTATGTTCTTTTAAAAAAAGAGCATACACACCAGGTTGATATGAATCGTAATAGTCAATAAATTTATGAATATCGACTTCGTTGTAATCTTTCATTCCATTCTCTCCTAATCATGACGATATAAGCATTATCTGTTTTTTTTATATAATTGAAAAGTGCTAAATATGAAATTACACGGTGGTAAATGATAATAATCAAGCAGCTGGGCCTTAATTTAGGAGTTAGTATGCCGTATAATGTTATTACGTATGAATGGGTTAATGTAGTTAAGTTAATAAAATTATTAATAAGTACATAAAATGTATTGCCGGAGATAATACCGGATACAACATAAAATATAAGTATTTGTAATATTAGTATTACTAATTATTTTTAATTATTGCAGGTTCCCACACGCCTCCGCCATATAGAACATACGGTTACAAACAAATCCAAATCATACAAAAAAATCAGTGATACCAATAAAATTTGTCTTTCAATTGTCCGGTATAATCCAGACGATATTGACACAATCCAGAAAAGTACCGTACCATAGACCGTACCATGAGCATGTTTTGAAAAACTGCGGTACGGTCATCGTACCAGTACCGCGAATAAGGAAGGTAAAACATTGCTTCCGCTATTAACATAAATTGTCAACGGACGCCGTTTTCTCTGCCAATACGGCAATATCTGGATGACTATCTGTGAAAGGATATTAGCCTAAACAGTTTTACCGTATCATATTTGACATTGGCATTATTTCCCCCTGCTCCAGAGCATCTCATTATCGATAAATTCTATATTCAGCCTGCCGCCGTCGTGCAGCCATGACAGGTATGACTTTATCGTACTTCCGACAAGCACATACTGGTTGTGGTCCATCGTCAGGCTGTAGTGATCGAAGACCTCTTTCAGTATCCGCTCAAAGCTCTTGGGCGCGGCGCAGATGTCGCAGATGAGCGCCGCGATCTCGTGTACCTTTGCGCGGTTGACGGCGATCAGCTCTTTGATGTCAGTCGTCGCCTCGTTGTGCGCGGGGATGAATATTTTTGCCTCCAGCCCCTCCAGCATTTCGAGCGTCGCGAGGAATTTTGCCACGTCGTAGATGAATATGATGTGGTACTTTGTAATGATATCGGCGCTGAAAATCGCGTCGGCGAGGAAGCAGGTCCCGTCGTCGGCCATGATCCCGATCATGTCTAAGTAGTGTCCCGGGAGCTTTATTATCTCAAGCCCCGGCGGCAGCGCCGATTCTATGTCCTCGGTGCTCTCCGTTGGTTTGGCCAGCAGGAATTTATTGCGCAGCTCGGCGTAGGGATAGCCGCCGTAGAGAAGGGAGCTCTCAAGCTCCGGGTGCCTCGCGATGGCGTTTTCTATATCGGTGGAGAGCACGCGGCAGCCGGTGCGGCTTTGGATGAACTGATTGCCGCCGACGTGGTCGGCGTTTGAATGGGTGTTGATGATGCAGGAGACCCGCCATCCCGCCTCCGTCACCTTTTTGAGTATCTTGCGGCCGGCCTCTTTGTCGTTGCCGGCGTCGATGAGGCAGACCTCGCCGCCGCCGAGAGCGTAGACGCCGACGTTCGCGGGATTTTTTATATACCAGCTTTTTTCTCCGGTCTGGATAAGTTCATACATTCGTCATGCCTCCGATTAGCGTAAAATTAGTAGTAGTCTCTGATAATTTTATCATGAATTATGTTATGATTATCTATTGTAAAGGCGGTGGATGTGATGTTTATTACCTTCGAGGGCATCGACGGATGCGGTAAATCCACGCAGGCAAGACTGCTCTTCGAGCTTTTGAATAAAGAGGGCGGAGCCGTCCTCACGCGTGAACCAGGCGGCTGGGAGGGCGGGGGTACGCTGCACGATATCGTGCTTAGCGGCGATCTGCGTCATCCGTGGAGCGAGCTCTTTTTGTTTATGCTCGACCGCACCGAGCACGCCGCGAGGGTGATTTCGCCCGCCATCTCAGAGGGACGCCATGTCGTTTGCGAACGTTACCATGATTCCACCCTCGCCTATCAGGTGTGGGGCAGGGGGATGCCTTTTGAGCCGCTGTGGGAGATGGCGAAGCTCGCGGCGCTGCCGGAGCCGGACGTTACGCTGTTTTTCAAGATAGAGCCAGCGCTTGCGCTCTCCCGCGTCGGAAAACGCGGGAAACCTGATTCTTTCGAACGTGAGGGTCTTGCCTTCATGGAAAGGATTGACAGAGGGTATCGCTCGCTGGCGGAGATGGAGCCGCGGCGCTGGGCCGTGATAGAATGCGGCGACAGAAACCCTGCGGAGATTTTTGCGCAGGTGAAGGACGTCCTCGCTGAAAGGGGACTCCCTCTGTGAACCAGGAGACTGTAGCCCTCATAGAGTCCTCGCAGGGCTGGCGTGAGCTGGCGAACGCGGCGGCCTCCGGACGGACGCCTCAGTCCGTGGGGGTTACCATCCCTCATGTCATGCAGGAGACCTTCGCCGAAATGTATGGACGGCTGGTGCTTAAGGATGACAGCCTCTGGAATGATGGAAAGCACCCCGATATGATAAATGCCGGTACGTTGGCGGCTCCGCCCTCTATTGACGAGTGCCGCAGGCTGCAGGGTGAGCTTGCGCTGTATCCGCTCTCTTCGCAGCGCCGTCTCGCCGTCGTCTGGATGGCGGGCAAGCTTTCGGTCGAGGCCTCGAACAGCCTCCTGAAGATCACCGAAGAGCCTCCTGAACATGGCAACATTCTCTTTATGTCGGAGGAGGACAGCCTCATTCCGACGATCAAGAGCCGTATCTGGTCGATACATATAGATCTGCCCGAAGAAATTTTAAAATCCCACCCGATGCCCGCAGATATGATGGAATGGGCGAAGTGGATGGATTCGGGCCGCAAGCCGAGCCCCGAGATCCTCTATCTGGAGATGCAGGGCTGGGTGCGCGATTTTGTGGATAAGAACGATTATATAAAGGCATCGGAGCTGGATTCGCTGATACGCCTCATGGAGCAGAGAAGACTCTCCGTGCCGGTGATACAGGATTTGGTTTTTGCTCTATTCAAGGAGGAAGTTCCCAATGAACAAATACTTGGCAATTTATGGTAAGCCCCGTTATTTGGGGCTTGTCGAGTATGACGGAGAGATAAAAAAGGGGTCCACGCTCATCGTGGAATCGGTGCGCGGCGAAGAGCTTGCCATCGCGGTGGGGGAGATCAACGCCGAACAGGAGGCGGCCTACCGTCTGCTGCGCAACGCCTCGGAACACGGCGACGGGATGGCGAAAAATTCCGAGCCGGTGGTGACGGACCTCGCCTTTATGGCCTTTGCCTCCGACGATGATATCGAGACGGCCGGTAGTTACCGCGCCGAGGAGGACCGGATACTCAAAGAGGCGAAGGAGTTACTGAAGCCCCATAACCTGGAGATGAAGCTCATCGACGTGGAGTTCCTCCGCGCGAAGCGCAAACTTTTCTTTTATTTCTCATCTGAGCAGCGCGTTGATTTCCGCGCCTATGTGCGCGATCTCGCGCGCGAGTTCAAGACGCGTATCGAGCTGCGTCAGGTTGGGGTGCGCGACGAGGCGAAGATCATCCGCGGCGTCGGCCCCTGCGGCCAGCCCTGCTGCTGCAGCTACTGGCTGAACCAATTTGCCCCCATCTGTATAAAAATGGTGAAAGAGCAGAACCTCGCGCTGAATCCCGCCAAAATATCGGGGATCTGCGGCAGGCTCATGTGCTGCATGTGCTACGAGCACGAGGCCTATCACGAGGCATGGGAGGGATTTCCGAACCCCGGCACGAAGATAAAAACGCCTAACGGCAATGTGATCGTCGCCGGTATCGACCTGCCGACAAAGAGCCTGCGCTGTTTCATCGTCGGCAAGGGAGAGGTCAAGATCCCGAAGGATAAATTCGCCGAGTTTAAAGAGGTGGTCACCTCCGGCGGCGAATGGGTGGTGCCGGAAGAGGAGATCGAGGAGCCTGATCTCAAGATTCAGGATATCTTCCCGAAGTGTATGCAGTGCGCCGGCCACCACGAAAGGGCCGCCTCTGAACCTAAACGGGAGGAAAACGCCGGTAAGCGGCGCTCAGAGGATGGCGAGACAAACGGGGAACAGAGACCTCGCGGAAATAAAAAGAGAAAAAAGCATCATCCGAAACACGAAAATCAGACTGTCAGCGAGGGGCAGGAGGGACTTCGTGAAGAAACTCCACAAAAGGTGAAAAATGCTGCGGATAACAGGCCGCCGAAGGAAGATAAGGCGGCTCCGGGCGGTGAAGAACGGCCGAAGCGCCACTTCCAGCGCCGCCGCCGTCCGAACGCGAAAAAGGGCGGCGACAACGCGGCGGCCGCAAAGGCGGAGGCGTAAGGATGGGGATATTTAAGAGCTTTGCCGATAAGCTTAAAAACACCGGCAACAGATGGACGCAGAGCGTATCGAATCTTTTTTCCGACGATCCGGTGACCGACGATTTCTGGGATGAACTGGAAGAGAACCTGATCCTCGGCGACGTCGGCATAGATACCACCGAGGCGCTGATAGCCGACCTCAAGCAGGTGATGGTTGACCGCCGGATAACGAACAAACGTGAATTGAAGGCCGCCTTCGCGGAGCTCCTGATCTCCCGCCTTGAGGCGGTGCCCGGTATGGGAAAACCGCTGGACCTCTCTCGCAAACCCTCCGTCGTGATCATGATCGGCGTTAACGGCAGCGGCAAGACGACCACCTCCGGAAAACTCGCCTCGCAGCTCAAGGCGCAGGGGCGGCATGTGATAATGGCCGCCGCCGACACCTTCCGCGCCGCCGCGATCGAGCAGCTCAAAGCCTGGGGAGAACGCGCCGGCGTGCGCGTCGTCGCGCAGGCGCAGGACAGTGACCCCGCCGCGGTTGTCTACGACTCAATAATGGCGGCCAAGGCCGCGGGCGACGACGTGATCATCGCCGATACCGCCGGACGCCTCCACACTAAGTCTAATCTTATGGAGGAGCTGTCGAAGGTCACGCGCGTCATCAAGCGTGAAATACCGGAGGGCCCCTCCGAGGTGCTCATCGTGCTGGATGCCGTAACGGGGCAGAACGGCTTTATGCAGGCCGAGACATTCAGCAAGGCGATGCCGATCACGGGCGTCGTCCTAACGAAATTTGACAATACATCCAAGGGCGGCATCGTCATCGCTATTGCCGACAGACTGAAAATGCCGATACGCTACGTGGGGCTTGGCGAGGGGATAGACGACCTCCAGCTCTTTGACCCGCGCACCTTTGTGGAGACGCTGCTTGATGCCGGAGATCACGAATAACGGGAGGCACCCGCGCGACCCGCTGGTGAAAAAGATCGTCGCCCTTCTCGTTCCGCGGGGAGATACGGCGGTATATGAGCATACGCGCGGACTGCTGGAAAATATCTGGGGCAGGCCGGAGCGTGTCAGCGAAAGGATACCCTTCGTATGGACCAACTACTACGAGGATATCGCGCCCGAACTGGACAGGATATTCTTCTCCTATCCTGGGCTTTGGCCGATGTCCGCGCTGCCGGACTGGAAGACCGCAAGCTGTCGGATTGAGAAAGAGACCGGCGAGAGCCGCCGCGTGAACCTCGACCCAGGCACGATCGACGGGGCGAGGCTCCTGCTGGCCTCGACGAAGGGGCAGGCCCACCGCGTCTACCTGCGCGACGGTATCTTCTGCGAGGTGACCCTCTGCCGGCGCAAGGGGCGCTGGGAAAGTTTTTTTTATACCTTCCCTGATTTCAAAAGCGGCGCTTACGACTGCTGGCTGGAGCTGGTACGAGAGGACTGGAAAAGAGAGGTCCGCGCCGTGCCGCCCCATGTACTTGATAATGGACATTACTAAAACTAGGGCAATTTTATCGCAGAGGCAAAGCCGTTTGACGCCTCTGCCGCGAATTTACATAAAAGCAATTTATAAAGGGAGGCAATCTTTATGATACCGCGTTACGAAACACCGGAGATAAAAAAGATATGGACCGACGAGAACCGCTTCGGCCGCTGGCTTGACGTCGAGCTTGCGGCGACGCAGGCCTGGAACGAGGCCGGGGTAGTGCCGGACGAGGATTTCAAGAACATCAAAGAAAAGGCCGGTTTTAACGTTGAGCGAATCCGCGAGATAGAAGAGGTGACTCAGCACGACGTCATCGCCTTCGTGTCGAGCGTCGCCGAGACTATCGGCGAATCTGGCCGCTTTGTCCACCTCGGACTGACAAGCAGCGACGTCATCGATACCGCTTCCTCCCTCCTGCTCGGCGAGAGCATGGACGTAGTCCTCGGCGAGCTCAAAAAACTTCATAAAATACTTGGCGAAAAGGCCGTTGAGTACAGATTTACGCCCTGCCCAGGGCGTACCCACGGCATCCACGCCGAGCCGACCACCTTCGGCCTTAAACTGCTCAACCATTACGCCGAGCTGGGGCGTGACATCGAACGCCTGACACAGACGAAAAAAGAGATGATGGTAGGCAAACTATCGGGAGCCATCGGCACATACGCCAACTGCCCGCCCGCGATAGAGGCGCGCGTCTGCGAACTGCTTGGCCTCGGTATAGACCCAGTCTCCACACAGGTCATCCAGAGAGACCGCCACACGCGTATCGTCACCGACCTCGCCATCTTCGGCGGCACTCTTGAACGTCTGGCGCTCGAAGTCCGCCACCTCCAGCGCACAGAGGTGCTTGAGGCGCTCGAACCCTTCAAGAAGGGGCAGAAGGGGTCGTCCGCGATGCCGCACAAAAAGAACCCTATCCTCTGCGAGAGAGTCTGCGGCATGTCGCGCCTGCTGCGCGGATTTGCCGTGCCGGCGCTTGAGGATATCGCCCTCTGGCATGAGCGCGACATCAGCCACTCCTCCGTGGAGCGCGTAATGTGGCCCGATGCCTTCCACCTTGCCCACTACATGACGAAGATCATGATCAAGGTAATGAGCGGCCTTGTGGTGAACGCCGACAAGATGATGGAGGACATTGATATCACAAAGGGCCTCCTTTTCTCGGGGCGTGTGCTGATCACCCTAGTCGAAAGAGAGGGCGTCAGCCGCGAGGATGCATACGCGATCGCTCAGAGCAACGCCATGCGCTGCTGGAACGAGAAGGTCCCCCTGCTCGAACTGCTTAAATCCGACCCGAGAATAACGAAAATGACTGATTCCGAGCTGGAATCTTTGTTTGATTTGGGGTATTATTTAAAGCACATAGACGAGGTATTCAGCCGCTTTCCGGAGCTGAGCGTGGCTGCGGCCTCAAAATAACAATATGGAGGGGTTTTATATGTCTGCACCAGACAGAAACCTAGCGCTTGAAATGGTCAGAGCGACGGAAGCCGCCGCTATGGCCGCAGGCCGCTGGATGGGACGCGGGGATAAGAACGGCGTTGACGGAGCTGCGGTCAACGCGATGCGGTTTATTCTCAATACCGTCAACATGGACGGAGTAGTTGTTATTGGTGAAGGCGAGAAAGACGAAGCGCCGATGCTTTTCAACGGCGAAAAGCTGGGCTGCGGAAGCGAACCTCTGGTCGATATAGCCGTTGACCCGATCGATGGCACGCGCCTCACCGCTAACGGACTGCCGAACGCCGTCAGCGTAGTGGCCTTCGCGGAGAGGGATACCCTCTATGATCCGCAGCACATCTTCTACATGAACAAAATTGCCACCGGCCCCTACGCGGCGCACGCGATCAACATCGACGCCACGCCGACCGACAACATCCGGGCCGTCGCGCGCGCGCTGAGAAAATCGGTGGAAGACGTCACAGTCGTCGTCCTCGACAGGCCGCGCCACGAGGAGCTCATCAAAGAGATCCGCTCGCTCCATGCGCGTATCCGCCTCATCCCCGACGGCGACGTTGCGGGCGCCCTTTCGACCTGCAAGCCCAACGCCGGCATCGACCTCCTCATGGGAGTCGGCGGTTCGCCGGAGGCGGTCATCACCGCCTGCGCCTTCAAATGCGTCGGCGGCAATATGCAGTGCAAACTCTGGCCGCGCAACGACGAAGAGCGCGAGAAGTGCAAAGAGAAGGGCATGGACGTCAATAAAGTCCTCCATCTCAATGACCTCGTAAAAAGCGAGAACGTCTTCTTCGCGGCGACCGGCGTCACCGACGGCAACTGGCTCAAAGGCGTACGCTACTCCGGCGAGGGCATCGAGACCTCCTCGCTGGTCATGCGCGCAAAGAGCGGCACGCTGCGCTACATCAACGCGGTACACAACGTCCAGAAACTGGACGAGATCAGCGGCATCAAATACGGCGCGGCCTCGTCGACCTGCTCGTTCCTGTAAACGTAACATCGGATTACACGCCACAACATACATGCGGCCAGAACGCGCTATAAACGCGCTCCGGCCGCATTATTATGCAATTACGCTCAATCCCTGTCCTTTAACAACATCTCAGTTTTATCCTTGATTTCATCGGCCGCCGCGCGTGCTTTTCTGAGATTTAGCCCAATCTTCCTAGCTACGGATAAAACATCCTCCATACGAGGGTTCTTCCCCTCGCCGTCAACGGTCGTGGCATGTTCCCCCCCAATAGAATTACTATACGTAAGATCATAAGCCGGCGAAAGCCGCCAACTGTTACATCTCTCATCAAAGATAAACGTAAAGTTCTTTGAATGATCGTCCCTGTTATGGGCGAATACGTTAAAGCACATCAAGCGGAACATCCGCTCTACCTCATTAAAATCCCTTGTCAGTTCCAGGGTGAGTTTCATCAGCATATTATAATCCAGATTTGGAACGCGGTGGCTGGTTTCCAGCAGAGCGCTTACCGAAGCCATATGCACGCGCCGCTTCTCTCCTCCGGAGACAACGCGGTCAAAACGCTTTACGCCAAAATACCCGCCGCAGACCTTAGAGGGAAAAAGCCTGGTCTCCGGCATTTCGATGCCGCATTCCCGCGCGCAAAGAGAATAGCGGTATTCTTCTTCTCCTATATCTTCTCTATCCATGGAAGCTGGAAATTTGATGATCCATTCCTCTCCGTCAACCGTCGTTAAAATTTTGGGCCTTGCACCTCCTGACGAGCCTCCTAGCTTGAAAAGCAGGTCCAGATTATGTGGCGACTCGCAGGTGAGAACCTCCTGACATGACCTTGCCAACAGATCAAGGTCGTCATTTTCTACGGCACTTTCCAAACTTATCTCCGGTTCATAGACGAGCGCGCCCATCCCACCCCGCCCGACTATGGCAAGACGCTGCAAAATATCTATACCGTATGGATCGAGATGATTTTTCAGCAGTATACGATCTAAGAGCAAACGTCCCCAGCCATCCGGCAGACTGTCGGCGAAAATACCAAAACCGCCCTCGAATGGCTCGCGCCTCTTTTGTACAAAAACACCATCTTTTAACGGTAGGCTGAAAGGGTTGATCAAAAAACCGGCTGCCAGCCAGTCGCTGTTATACTCAAAGGCGGAAAAGCCATCGGGAGTCAGCGCAAGCCTCCCAACCGGACGGCCGTTATAGCCGATAGACAACGCCTTAACTTTTTTCATTTATGACATCCTCTATAGAGGCATAATGCTTTTTCGTAAAAAGAGAAAGAAAATCCTCTTCACAGCCAAGCACCACGGCAATATTCAGCAGAGATTTCAGAGAAATCTCCCCTCCGTTTTCAAATCTTTTGATGGAGCCCAAACTTACCCCAGACAACTTTGCCAGCCCGCTCTGCGTGAGCTTCCTCTCCTTCCTGCGCGCACGCACATTAGCGGCAAGAGCAAGGGTGATTTCAGGCGGAGTATGATGTTGAAAAAATGATATATTCATAGCTAATATTTTAGCTAAAAATATTAATTATGTCAAAATTAGCTAAAATACTAGCTATAATGATATTGATTGTAGCAGAGGTTTGCAATAAAAATTGCCGCCATTCCAGCAGTATATTATGGAAAGATTATGGCTAACGCTATTGTATGTTACTCTAAGTGCATTATGATTTTAAATCCCAACTACCCTCATCGAGCATAATAAAAACATATAACTCAGGGTGTCTACGCCAATCTTGTTGATTCGTGGTTTTATCTGTTGTTTACGACTTACTGACAAGACTATGCAATGTATGTTTGAAAAATCTACAAATGTTCAATGTCAATGTAAGTTTCTATGATTGAGAAGGGTTGTATTTGGGAAGTCAGGATTCAAAATATAAAGATAGAGAAAATAGTTATTTTAAAAGCGCGAAAATTTTTAAAATAATATATAATTGATTTAGTTGGAAAATGTTCTTGCCAGGGCGTAATTCAACCTTTTCAGAGGGATAAACCAGATGTCGGGCTATTACTTAGGAGGAGAATTATGATTCGGTTGACGCGAAAAGAGCTTTATAATGATATATGGACCGATACTTTGAGCAAAACGGCGTTAAAATATCAACTGTCTACGGTACAGTTAAAGAAAATCTGTAATAGTCTCAATATTCCCACCCCTTCTGGAGGATATTGGACAAAATTACGTTTGGGCCGCAATCCAGAAAGAACTCCGCTGCCGGATAACTTTGATAAAGACTATATAGAGATTGGTATGGCAGAGGAAACTCATCCTTTGGCAAATGAAGCTATGGATGAAATAGGTACAAAGGCAGAAAGTGAGGATGCCTTGCAAGCGGAATCCGATAATTATGTGTTTGATAAAGAAAATAAACTTAGTTTTATAAACTTAGAAAGACGGCTGGCTGTGGAAAAAATATGCAGCAACGCATTGGCACAGGCTCAAAAGATTAAATATACTGATGAACCATCCAATAAGATAGCGCAGCAGGAGAAAAAATTGGCTATAAAATGGTTTAAGTTGAACAAAATAGGAGAGAAAAGCAAGATTTCACTACAGAGTTATGAGGCACAATCCCATTATCGTCTTGATCATTATATATCTAATCCAGAAACAAGAAACTTAGCTGAATATATTGGCGAGGATTCTTTGAACAGGGTCATCAGTCTGTTGGATATTATCTATAATGCCCTGGTGAAGGTTGGTGGAACGCCTAAGATAGGATGTCTGGTTTCAGTTGATAATGAAATCGTAGACTTCTTAGTTACTGAAAAACAAGATCAGATAGCTCATGAACTTACGGCAAAAGAGG from Cloacibacillus sp. carries:
- a CDS encoding type II toxin-antitoxin system HipA family toxin yields the protein MKKVKALSIGYNGRPVGRLALTPDGFSAFEYNSDWLAAGFLINPFSLPLKDGVFVQKRREPFEGGFGIFADSLPDGWGRLLLDRILLKNHLDPYGIDILQRLAIVGRGGMGALVYEPEISLESAVENDDLDLLARSCQEVLTCESPHNLDLLFKLGGSSGGARPKILTTVDGEEWIIKFPASMDREDIGEEEYRYSLCARECGIEMPETRLFPSKVCGGYFGVKRFDRVVSGGEKRRVHMASVSALLETSHRVPNLDYNMLMKLTLELTRDFNEVERMFRLMCFNVFAHNRDDHSKNFTFIFDERCNSWRLSPAYDLTYSNSIGGEHATTVDGEGKNPRMEDVLSVARKIGLNLRKARAAADEIKDKTEMLLKDRD
- the purB gene encoding adenylosuccinate lyase, which codes for MIPRYETPEIKKIWTDENRFGRWLDVELAATQAWNEAGVVPDEDFKNIKEKAGFNVERIREIEEVTQHDVIAFVSSVAETIGESGRFVHLGLTSSDVIDTASSLLLGESMDVVLGELKKLHKILGEKAVEYRFTPCPGRTHGIHAEPTTFGLKLLNHYAELGRDIERLTQTKKEMMVGKLSGAIGTYANCPPAIEARVCELLGLGIDPVSTQVIQRDRHTRIVTDLAIFGGTLERLALEVRHLQRTEVLEALEPFKKGQKGSSAMPHKKNPILCERVCGMSRLLRGFAVPALEDIALWHERDISHSSVERVMWPDAFHLAHYMTKIMIKVMSGLVVNADKMMEDIDITKGLLFSGRVLITLVEREGVSREDAYAIAQSNAMRCWNEKVPLLELLKSDPRITKMTDSELESLFDLGYYLKHIDEVFSRFPELSVAAASK
- the glpX gene encoding class II fructose-bisphosphatase is translated as MSAPDRNLALEMVRATEAAAMAAGRWMGRGDKNGVDGAAVNAMRFILNTVNMDGVVVIGEGEKDEAPMLFNGEKLGCGSEPLVDIAVDPIDGTRLTANGLPNAVSVVAFAERDTLYDPQHIFYMNKIATGPYAAHAINIDATPTDNIRAVARALRKSVEDVTVVVLDRPRHEELIKEIRSLHARIRLIPDGDVAGALSTCKPNAGIDLLMGVGGSPEAVITACAFKCVGGNMQCKLWPRNDEEREKCKEKGMDVNKVLHLNDLVKSENVFFAATGVTDGNWLKGVRYSGEGIETSSLVMRAKSGTLRYINAVHNVQKLDEISGIKYGAASSTCSFL
- the ftsY gene encoding signal recognition particle-docking protein FtsY, whose protein sequence is MGIFKSFADKLKNTGNRWTQSVSNLFSDDPVTDDFWDELEENLILGDVGIDTTEALIADLKQVMVDRRITNKRELKAAFAELLISRLEAVPGMGKPLDLSRKPSVVIMIGVNGSGKTTTSGKLASQLKAQGRHVIMAAADTFRAAAIEQLKAWGERAGVRVVAQAQDSDPAAVVYDSIMAAKAAGDDVIIADTAGRLHTKSNLMEELSKVTRVIKREIPEGPSEVLIVLDAVTGQNGFMQAETFSKAMPITGVVLTKFDNTSKGGIVIAIADRLKMPIRYVGLGEGIDDLQLFDPRTFVETLLDAGDHE
- a CDS encoding DUF4416 family protein, with the translated sequence MPEITNNGRHPRDPLVKKIVALLVPRGDTAVYEHTRGLLENIWGRPERVSERIPFVWTNYYEDIAPELDRIFFSYPGLWPMSALPDWKTASCRIEKETGESRRVNLDPGTIDGARLLLASTKGQAHRVYLRDGIFCEVTLCRRKGRWESFFYTFPDFKSGAYDCWLELVREDWKREVRAVPPHVLDNGHY
- a CDS encoding helix-turn-helix transcriptional regulator — encoded protein: MNISFFQHHTPPEITLALAANVRARRKERKLTQSGLAKLSGVSLGSIKRFENGGEISLKSLLNIAVVLGCEEDFLSLFTKKHYASIEDVINEKS